Proteins co-encoded in one Gleimia hominis genomic window:
- a CDS encoding acetyl-CoA carboxylase, which translates to MNIDNENTELAEVTADESTSSEEVQLPIVPVESDTTPVPPAETIEAQELPAPKAAFFDLSLPILEVLTDPTM; encoded by the coding sequence ATGAACATTGACAACGAGAACACAGAACTGGCTGAAGTCACGGCCGATGAGTCAACATCTAGCGAAGAAGTGCAGCTACCCATCGTCCCAGTCGAATCCGACACCACACCCGTACCACCAGCAGAAACCATCGAAGCCCAAGAACTCCCAGCGCCCAAGGCGGCATTCTTCGACTTAAGCCTGCCAATTCTCGAGGTCTTGACTGACCCGACCATGTAG
- a CDS encoding N-acetylmuramoyl-L-alanine amidase translates to MKNWLALEADIDLIMNTHYTPGRNGRRIDKVIIHHNAGNLTIRGCYDVWQSRPASAHYQVQTDGRIGQLVWDRDTAWHAGNFAANTTSIGIEHADVSSDPWSVSDACLDNGAHLVAAVCKFYGLGRPVWGKNVFGHKNFSSTECPASLAGSQHTAYMARAQSWYEQMTGNTPVPAPATPDIDALADAVIRGDYGNGDERKRRLGANYAAVQQRVNEKLSGRTPTKPAGPNIDALADAVIRGDYGNGEERKRRLGNLYSAVQARVNAKLGY, encoded by the coding sequence ATGAAGAATTGGCTCGCGCTTGAGGCCGACATCGACCTCATCATGAACACACACTACACACCCGGCAGGAACGGTCGGCGGATCGATAAGGTCATCATCCACCACAACGCCGGAAACCTCACCATTAGGGGCTGTTACGACGTGTGGCAGTCCCGTCCTGCTTCCGCCCACTACCAAGTCCAAACTGACGGACGCATCGGCCAGCTCGTGTGGGACCGGGACACCGCCTGGCATGCAGGCAACTTTGCCGCCAACACCACCAGTATCGGCATCGAACACGCCGATGTTTCTTCCGATCCTTGGTCGGTATCCGACGCATGTTTGGATAACGGAGCACACCTCGTCGCGGCCGTTTGCAAGTTCTACGGTCTTGGCCGCCCGGTCTGGGGTAAGAACGTGTTCGGGCACAAGAACTTCTCCTCGACCGAATGCCCCGCCTCGCTGGCAGGCAGTCAGCACACCGCGTATATGGCACGAGCACAGTCTTGGTATGAGCAGATGACCGGCAACACCCCAGTACCAGCACCAGCCACACCGGACATCGACGCTCTCGCCGATGCCGTGATCCGTGGCGACTACGGCAACGGGGATGAGCGCAAACGTCGCCTCGGAGCCAACTACGCCGCCGTCCAACAGCGAGTCAACGAAAAGCTCTCCGGCCGAACGCCCACGAAGCCCGCCGGGCCCAACATCGATGCTCTTGCCGATGCCGTGATCCGTGGCGACTACGGCAACGGCGAAGAGCGTAAACGCCGTCTCGGAAACCTCTACAGCGCTGTGCAAGCGCGAGTGAACGCCAAGCTCGGCTACTAA
- a CDS encoding phage tail protein, with product MADSSFGLKIGLEGEREFKRAITDINREMRVLGSEMKLVASSFDKNDKSAEALTARNQVLGKEIEAQKSKIETLRAALENSASSFGENDSRTKNWQIQLNNAGAELNRLEGELKANNDALSDFGNEVDGAGDDAKGAAKDAGRLEGAVDDLGDEMDSTSSKIRIFGDVLKANLASEAIIAGVKGIGHAIASIGRGMVGALKEGVEYNARMEQYSTSFTTMLGDQAKAQKLVNDLKVQAAKTPFGMEDLAGNMQTLLSFGMSLEDAKKHLNEIGDISQGDAVKMESLTLAFAQMSSTGKLTGQDLLQMINAGFNPLEEISRKTGKSIGELKEDMAKGAISADMVADAFASATAEGGRFYGAMDAQSKTFSGQLATMQDGIENLKGLLAGGVSEALAGSVLPMVNGWIDELTTAFEEGGTPALIDTLGSVLQEALGFIAEQLPMVVETGMSILTALLEGIIKVLPQVAETAVTLIIALVEAIIETLPSLLEAAIQIIATLVSGIGEALPELVPAAVEMLMALVQGLVDNLPLLLDAALQLITGLTEGLIASIPIIIEALPQIITGIVTFLVGAIPQIIEAGIQLLTALIGALPQIITAIVAALPQIITAIVDGVVGAIPQLIQAGIQLLTALIGALPQIITTIVAALPQIIASIVSAIGGAIPQLVQAGIQLLTALVRNLPQIISTIVAAIPSIISGIVSAVGQGVWQMVEAGKNLVYGLWNGIQGLAGWLWNRVSNWASGIWDSITGFFGIHSPSRKMAWAGQMLVEGLAGSIRTDGNEAVTAATGLARDTMDAFADLEDGLSVPIEAVADLQVPAVDLTPQPIAISRDTSGNADSERVDVASIVDATAKRILGSLDISVTLSDGTLVGKLAPALDKQLARLDRRQTVMAGGY from the coding sequence ATGGCCGACTCCAGTTTTGGTTTGAAGATCGGGCTTGAGGGTGAGCGTGAGTTCAAGCGCGCGATCACGGATATTAACCGCGAGATGCGTGTTCTCGGCAGTGAGATGAAGCTTGTGGCGTCCTCGTTTGATAAGAACGACAAGTCCGCCGAAGCCCTCACCGCCCGCAACCAAGTACTCGGCAAAGAAATCGAAGCTCAAAAGTCGAAGATTGAGACCCTGCGCGCAGCACTCGAAAACAGCGCTTCCTCGTTTGGTGAGAATGATTCGCGGACGAAGAATTGGCAGATCCAGCTCAACAACGCAGGCGCGGAGCTCAACCGCCTTGAAGGCGAACTCAAAGCCAACAACGACGCCCTCTCTGATTTCGGGAACGAGGTCGACGGTGCCGGTGATGATGCGAAGGGGGCTGCGAAGGACGCAGGACGTCTTGAGGGCGCGGTCGATGATCTCGGAGACGAGATGGACTCCACCAGCTCCAAAATCCGCATCTTCGGCGACGTGTTGAAAGCCAACCTCGCCTCCGAAGCCATCATCGCCGGGGTGAAGGGTATCGGGCATGCGATCGCCTCGATCGGTCGCGGCATGGTCGGAGCCTTGAAAGAGGGCGTGGAGTACAACGCCCGCATGGAGCAATACTCGACTTCCTTCACCACGATGCTCGGCGATCAAGCCAAAGCCCAAAAACTCGTCAATGATCTGAAAGTACAGGCGGCAAAGACTCCGTTTGGTATGGAGGACCTCGCGGGCAACATGCAAACCCTCCTGAGCTTTGGCATGAGCTTGGAGGATGCGAAAAAGCACCTCAACGAAATCGGCGACATTAGCCAAGGTGACGCGGTGAAGATGGAGTCCTTGACGCTCGCCTTCGCCCAAATGTCCTCGACCGGCAAGCTCACGGGGCAGGACTTGCTGCAGATGATCAACGCCGGATTCAACCCGTTAGAGGAAATCAGCCGCAAGACCGGCAAAAGCATTGGTGAACTGAAAGAGGATATGGCGAAGGGTGCTATTTCGGCTGATATGGTCGCTGACGCCTTCGCCAGTGCTACTGCTGAGGGCGGTCGCTTCTACGGAGCCATGGACGCCCAATCCAAGACCTTTAGCGGCCAGCTCGCAACAATGCAGGACGGGATCGAAAACCTCAAAGGCCTCCTCGCAGGCGGAGTCTCTGAGGCGTTGGCGGGTTCGGTGTTGCCGATGGTCAACGGCTGGATCGACGAACTCACGACAGCGTTCGAAGAAGGAGGAACACCCGCCCTCATCGACACTCTCGGTAGCGTATTGCAAGAAGCACTTGGTTTTATTGCTGAGCAGCTACCGATGGTGGTCGAGACCGGCATGAGCATTTTGACCGCGCTCCTTGAAGGCATTATCAAGGTGTTGCCACAAGTAGCAGAAACAGCCGTGACGCTGATCATCGCTTTAGTAGAAGCAATCATCGAAACGTTGCCGTCTTTGTTGGAGGCGGCGATTCAGATCATCGCCACCCTCGTCTCTGGTATCGGCGAAGCACTACCGGAACTGGTTCCTGCGGCGGTGGAGATGCTCATGGCTTTAGTGCAGGGCCTGGTCGATAACCTCCCGTTGCTTCTTGATGCGGCGTTGCAGCTCATCACCGGACTTACCGAAGGACTCATCGCATCAATTCCCATCATCATCGAAGCCCTCCCACAGATCATCACCGGGATTGTCACGTTCCTTGTGGGGGCGATCCCGCAGATCATCGAAGCAGGAATCCAACTACTCACCGCCTTGATCGGGGCGCTGCCTCAGATCATCACAGCAATCGTCGCAGCACTCCCACAGATTATTACTGCAATCGTGGACGGCGTGGTGGGTGCGATCCCACAACTGATCCAAGCAGGCATTCAGTTGTTGACGGCGTTGATTGGGGCGCTACCGCAGATCATCACGACGATCGTCGCCGCGCTCCCGCAGATTATCGCCAGTATTGTATCGGCGATTGGTGGGGCGATCCCGCAACTCGTCCAAGCAGGCATCCAACTCCTCACCGCGTTGGTACGAAACCTGCCGCAGATCATTTCCACAATCGTCGCAGCAATCCCATCGATTATTTCTGGGATTGTGTCTGCTGTTGGGCAGGGCGTGTGGCAGATGGTGGAGGCGGGTAAGAACCTCGTCTACGGCCTGTGGAATGGCATCCAAGGCTTGGCGGGCTGGTTGTGGAATCGGGTCTCGAACTGGGCAAGCGGAATTTGGGACTCCATCACCGGCTTCTTCGGTATCCACTCACCATCTCGCAAGATGGCCTGGGCAGGACAGATGCTTGTCGAAGGCCTCGCAGGCTCCATCCGCACGGACGGCAACGAAGCCGTCACCGCCGCTACTGGTTTAGCTAGGGACACGATGGACGCCTTCGCCGACCTTGAAGACGGGCTGAGCGTCCCGATCGAGGCGGTGGCGGATCTACAGGTACCTGCCGTTGACCTCACCCCACAACCCATAGCTATCAGCCGCGATACGAGTGGCAATGCTGATAGTGAGCGGGTGGATGTCGCGAGCATCGTCGATGCAACAGCAAAACGCATCCTCGGGTCTTTGGATATTTCAGTGACGTTGTCGGATGGGACGCTGGTTGGCAAACTCGCACCCGCTCTCGACAAGCAACTCGCACGCCTTGATCGGCGGCAGACCGTGATGGCAGGAGGCTACTAA
- a CDS encoding phage holin family protein gives MSLNAIWHAIQTGIAGIGAWLAAYLGGLDGLVYALIVFAIADYITGVLAAINERRLSSSVGFRGISRKILIFTLVGLAHLIDVHILGAPGVLRAAVIFFYLSNEGISLIENATRLGLPVPAQMRGALDAIANRADTRPSLTETTAEHPTDKEIH, from the coding sequence ATGTCTCTAAACGCCATCTGGCACGCCATCCAAACCGGCATCGCTGGTATTGGTGCGTGGCTCGCCGCTTATCTTGGAGGTCTCGACGGCCTCGTCTATGCCCTGATCGTCTTCGCTATCGCCGACTACATCACCGGGGTGCTGGCCGCCATCAACGAGCGCCGCCTCAGCTCATCCGTCGGTTTTAGGGGTATCAGCCGCAAGATCCTCATCTTTACCCTCGTCGGCCTCGCCCACCTCATCGACGTCCATATTCTCGGAGCACCCGGCGTGCTTCGTGCGGCGGTCATTTTCTTCTACCTATCCAACGAAGGCATCTCCCTGATCGAGAACGCCACCCGCTTGGGTCTGCCTGTGCCTGCCCAGATGCGTGGAGCTTTGGATGCGATCGCGAACCGCGCCGACACCAGACCCTCACTGACCGAAACAACCGCTGAACACCCAACAGATAAGGAGATTCACTGA
- a CDS encoding DUF1617 family protein encodes MKIKIANQHLQPVADLLTNMPLKAVQSRARSKLLTLVREAIARFGEDEYDLVTQFATLDDQGRPVFGNDGTFALADPDKASEFLEARQALLASIAEVSGPTYDGHDKDVKALLDGYEGELSGVAAEAYDVLYDAITKGGQ; translated from the coding sequence ATGAAGATCAAGATCGCCAACCAGCACCTCCAACCCGTCGCCGACCTACTCACCAATATGCCGTTGAAGGCGGTACAGTCCCGTGCCCGCTCGAAACTTCTAACGTTGGTGAGGGAGGCGATTGCTCGGTTTGGGGAGGACGAATACGACCTCGTCACCCAATTCGCAACACTCGACGATCAGGGTCGCCCAGTCTTTGGTAACGACGGCACCTTTGCTCTCGCTGACCCCGATAAAGCGAGTGAATTCCTCGAAGCTCGCCAAGCCCTGCTCGCGTCGATCGCTGAAGTATCTGGCCCGACCTACGACGGCCACGACAAGGACGTGAAAGCACTTCTTGACGGCTATGAGGGTGAGCTGTCTGGCGTGGCGGCGGAAGCCTACGACGTCCTCTACGACGCCATCACCAAGGGTGGCCAATGA
- a CDS encoding phage tail spike protein, whose translation MITVHDRTATTFTTTGLGVLDREIINPIVVEELGGEFSLTFTYPADGPAATHLVLENIVAAPVPGLEQRQGFRISEVVTTLEGTLEVTAFHVFYDLAANLIADTYVVNKTAKDALTQILGAANTNHNFTATSSDTVTRSSARMVRMPIAQALMDAGEDNTLISRWGGELARDNFHIHHSARRGRNTGVVIRDRKNLTGFESSIDFSTVATRILPVGYDGLLLPELYVDSLKLGDYVVPRIRVIRYGQVKAITDKDNPREGELPLDQAHAQLRHLAAAEFSAKHVDEPSGSYKIRFTDLSQTREYADLARLETVEIGDTVTVRHADLGVALTARVVAYEYNPLALQYISVELGSTARKFTSVTRQVKTAINTAVAASDTAGFALASADGKNTNHYGTTQPEKAQLGDTWFKSNGETTEIWIYRLTDTGQPGWVALATDLNHAQISAELDAARTQVDQALTTAQDAQTAADAVATQMASAQVDIDQANTAAAGATQLAQDAHDVAVTSDGRLTVAVVDPSVADAAGRPEGALWQVRVDGVIARQYILTNNQWEQTPVGGAMIGSKAISQAHIADAAIGTAHIADAAITNAKISSLSADKITAGFLAADRIATGSITSDKLTIASGFITTAMIANAAITDAKVGSLSASKITTGTLSAARIAAGSITSDKLTIANGFIQSAMIKDAAVTSAKIASLDAGKITTGTLSATRIGARSITADKLATNAIQVGLAGWTQSIRITPYQIAWYNGSTLEGTISSSGMKFWYGTRYIGEMARRAHKDKPDVQGVVNQVAYQGDYVAWTYQTVSDGTYYTCLTLDPKGRFYGKAGIHLGADLRTNGYKFYTTGSRYVTLQDCTLTGKGTYAGWASSNGLAKIVFHTYDVMVVTNGSYYNMTRLFDRTKDLMSRMNAILSLLNQGWITSISGTGSNITWRYFSNTGLSTMSTNLA comes from the coding sequence ATGATTACGGTTCACGACCGCACCGCCACGACATTCACCACCACCGGGCTAGGAGTCTTGGATCGGGAAATCATCAACCCGATCGTGGTTGAGGAACTTGGCGGCGAATTCTCACTGACCTTCACCTACCCAGCAGACGGCCCCGCAGCCACGCACCTCGTACTTGAGAACATTGTGGCAGCGCCCGTGCCAGGACTGGAGCAACGGCAGGGTTTCCGCATCAGCGAGGTCGTCACCACCCTCGAAGGAACGCTGGAAGTGACGGCGTTTCATGTCTTCTATGATCTGGCCGCGAACCTCATCGCCGACACCTACGTTGTCAACAAAACCGCGAAAGATGCACTCACTCAAATCCTTGGCGCGGCAAACACCAACCATAATTTCACTGCCACAAGCTCGGATACGGTGACGCGATCCTCGGCACGGATGGTACGCATGCCCATCGCCCAAGCTCTCATGGATGCGGGCGAGGATAACACGCTCATCTCGCGTTGGGGCGGCGAACTGGCCCGCGATAATTTCCATATCCATCACTCCGCTCGGCGTGGGCGAAATACAGGCGTTGTCATCCGTGATCGGAAGAACCTCACTGGGTTTGAGTCATCCATTGATTTTTCGACGGTGGCGACGCGGATTCTCCCGGTGGGCTACGACGGCCTACTCCTACCCGAGCTCTATGTGGATTCGCTGAAGTTGGGTGATTATGTGGTGCCGCGTATCCGCGTCATCCGCTACGGACAAGTCAAAGCCATCACGGATAAAGACAACCCACGTGAAGGCGAGCTTCCACTCGACCAAGCACACGCGCAGTTGCGCCATCTGGCAGCAGCAGAATTCAGCGCCAAGCATGTGGATGAGCCGTCCGGGTCGTACAAGATCCGCTTCACTGACCTTTCACAAACCCGTGAATACGCTGACCTCGCACGGCTGGAAACCGTCGAAATTGGCGACACCGTGACCGTCCGCCACGCTGATCTTGGTGTTGCGCTCACGGCACGGGTGGTCGCTTACGAATACAACCCACTCGCGCTCCAGTACATTTCGGTCGAACTGGGTTCTACTGCTCGGAAGTTCACGTCCGTCACCCGGCAAGTGAAGACTGCCATCAATACGGCGGTGGCTGCATCGGATACGGCAGGATTCGCCCTCGCAAGCGCTGATGGGAAGAACACCAACCACTACGGCACCACCCAGCCCGAGAAGGCACAGCTCGGCGACACATGGTTCAAAAGCAACGGCGAAACCACCGAAATCTGGATATACCGGCTCACCGACACCGGGCAGCCCGGCTGGGTCGCCCTCGCCACCGATCTGAACCATGCACAGATCAGCGCGGAACTCGACGCAGCACGCACGCAGGTCGACCAAGCCCTCACCACCGCACAAGACGCACAAACCGCCGCCGATGCTGTCGCCACTCAGATGGCTTCGGCGCAGGTCGATATTGACCAGGCCAATACCGCAGCCGCTGGTGCTACCCAGTTGGCGCAAGATGCCCACGACGTTGCGGTTACCTCGGATGGGCGGCTCACGGTTGCCGTTGTTGACCCGAGCGTAGCGGACGCGGCTGGCAGGCCGGAGGGTGCGCTATGGCAAGTGCGCGTAGACGGCGTGATCGCCCGCCAATACATTCTCACCAACAACCAATGGGAGCAGACACCGGTGGGTGGCGCGATGATCGGGTCGAAAGCGATCAGCCAAGCACACATCGCAGACGCCGCCATCGGCACCGCACACATCGCTGATGCCGCGATCACCAACGCGAAAATCAGCTCACTGTCGGCAGACAAGATCACGGCTGGGTTCTTGGCGGCTGACCGTATCGCCACGGGAAGTATTACCTCCGACAAGCTGACAATCGCGAGTGGGTTCATCACCACCGCAATGATTGCCAACGCCGCGATCACGGACGCAAAGGTTGGCAGTCTATCGGCGTCGAAGATTACGACCGGTACCTTGTCGGCTGCACGCATCGCAGCAGGGTCCATTACCTCGGACAAGTTGACGATCGCTAACGGTTTTATCCAGTCCGCGATGATCAAGGACGCTGCGGTCACATCGGCCAAGATTGCTTCGCTGGATGCTGGGAAGATCACCACCGGGACGTTGTCGGCGACACGGATTGGGGCTCGCTCGATTACGGCAGACAAGCTCGCGACCAACGCCATCCAAGTAGGCCTAGCAGGCTGGACGCAATCTATCCGCATCACCCCGTATCAGATCGCTTGGTACAACGGCTCCACCTTGGAAGGGACAATCTCCAGTTCCGGGATGAAATTCTGGTACGGCACCCGCTACATCGGGGAAATGGCACGCCGTGCTCACAAGGACAAGCCCGACGTGCAAGGCGTCGTCAACCAGGTCGCCTATCAAGGCGACTATGTGGCCTGGACATACCAGACGGTTTCCGACGGCACCTACTACACCTGCCTCACCCTGGATCCGAAGGGACGCTTCTACGGCAAGGCCGGCATTCATCTCGGTGCTGACTTGCGCACCAACGGCTACAAGTTCTACACCACCGGCTCGCGCTACGTGACCTTGCAAGACTGCACGCTCACCGGGAAAGGCACCTACGCCGGGTGGGCGTCGAGCAATGGGCTGGCGAAGATCGTCTTCCACACCTACGACGTCATGGTCGTCACCAATGGGTCGTATTACAACATGACCCGCCTATTCGACCGCACCAAAGATTTGATGTCGCGGATGAACGCGATCCTCAGCCTGCTCAATCAGGGGTGGATCACATCCATCTCCGGAACCGGATCGAACATCACGTGGCGGTACTTCTCCAACACTGGCTTATCGACCATGTCCACCAACCTCGCATAA